The following proteins come from a genomic window of Paenibacillus spongiae:
- a CDS encoding SRPBCC domain-containing protein, producing MPGRLFKQAVEEATGTAWEQWVVKLQQKVDPRWSHEQVKHDICETYDVTDEWAEWLAVMYGQLLGRIPVGVTKEAGTQIGVRKTITMTKEQAWTFLTSPQGLSLWVGNVSEFQAEKGFEYESAEGVSGKITVVEPFHKLRMTWKRPDWDKPSRLQFYLLSTKGGKTTIAVHQEMLEDVYMREQMRRFWEERLLQIQSQWEAE from the coding sequence GTGCCAGGACGCCTGTTTAAACAAGCCGTCGAAGAAGCGACGGGAACCGCGTGGGAGCAATGGGTCGTGAAATTGCAGCAGAAGGTCGATCCTCGATGGTCGCATGAGCAAGTGAAACACGATATTTGCGAAACCTATGACGTTACAGATGAATGGGCAGAATGGTTAGCGGTCATGTACGGCCAATTGTTGGGCCGAATCCCCGTCGGCGTAACGAAAGAAGCGGGAACTCAAATCGGCGTCCGCAAAACGATCACGATGACGAAAGAGCAAGCGTGGACGTTTCTAACTTCGCCTCAAGGGCTGTCCCTATGGGTCGGGAACGTCTCGGAGTTTCAAGCGGAGAAAGGATTTGAGTACGAATCCGCAGAAGGCGTGTCCGGAAAGATCACGGTTGTGGAGCCATTCCACAAGCTGCGCATGACATGGAAGCGTCCGGATTGGGACAAGCCGTCGCGGCTGCAATTTTATTTGCTGTCCACTAAGGGAGGAAAGACGACGATCGCCGTTCATCAGGAAATGCTGGAGGACGTCTATATGAGAGAACAGATGCGGCGGTTCTGGGAAGAGCGGCTGCTTCAAATCCAAAGTCAATGGGAGGCCGAATGA
- a CDS encoding helix-turn-helix transcriptional regulator: MAKADTMLGILMLLRARKRMTARQLAEQLEIHIRTVYRCIDALCISGVPIVRKRGETGAITFRTM, from the coding sequence ATGGCTAAAGCGGACACGATGCTCGGTATTCTCATGCTGCTCCGGGCCCGAAAACGAATGACGGCTAGGCAGCTGGCCGAACAGCTGGAGATTCATATTCGAACCGTCTATCGCTGTATCGACGCGCTTTGTATAAGCGGAGTGCCGATTGTTCGGAAACGGGGAGAGACGGGGGCTATTACATTCCGGACCATGTGA
- a CDS encoding sugar phosphate isomerase/epimerase family protein, with the protein MKLGMPALVEYRSIADNIQLCNALGLDFIELNMNLPICMPENLSYSEIRAYKERYGLDFTIHLPEELDLSSYHPSIRKGHLERCKQTMEWANLSGIRTLNMHMNNGIYFTLPHSKVWINDQYESTFLELLHESYAELYRLAAAYEVELCIENTGNYHIPHIRKALDQLSDFQNFYLTWDVGHDAKAGFEEEPAFTHFNDRIRHMHLHDYNGKSDHQPLYTGIVPIDDRLAFAQLKDLSVVIEVKTSESLRESVAMLRSKGYLDARR; encoded by the coding sequence ATGAAGCTTGGAATGCCTGCCTTGGTCGAGTATCGATCCATTGCGGATAATATTCAATTGTGCAATGCGCTTGGATTAGATTTTATTGAGCTCAATATGAACCTCCCGATCTGTATGCCCGAGAATTTAAGTTACTCCGAAATCAGAGCCTATAAAGAGCGCTATGGATTGGATTTTACGATACATCTCCCCGAAGAATTGGATCTATCCTCGTATCATCCTTCAATAAGAAAAGGTCACCTGGAACGCTGTAAACAAACGATGGAATGGGCGAACTTATCAGGCATCAGGACATTGAACATGCACATGAATAATGGCATATATTTTACCCTCCCGCATTCGAAGGTTTGGATCAATGATCAATATGAATCCACGTTTCTTGAATTACTTCATGAATCGTATGCAGAGCTTTATCGGCTGGCCGCGGCTTATGAAGTTGAATTATGCATCGAGAATACGGGCAATTATCATATTCCACATATCCGTAAAGCGCTAGATCAATTGAGTGATTTTCAAAATTTCTACCTTACTTGGGATGTTGGACATGATGCGAAGGCAGGGTTCGAGGAAGAGCCTGCCTTCACTCATTTTAATGACCGAATCAGACATATGCATCTCCACGATTATAATGGGAAGTCCGACCATCAACCTTTATACACGGGCATCGTACCGATTGATGACAGATTGGCCTTTGCCCAGTTGAAAGACTTATCCGTGGTTATAGAAGTGAAAACCAGCGAGTCGTTAAGAGAGTCTGTTGCTATGTTAAGGAGCAAAGGTTACCTCGATGCGAGGAGATAG
- a CDS encoding LysR family transcriptional regulator has translation MELIYLHTFREVALRKSFTRAAEELGYAQSSVTTQIQKLERVYGVQLFERFGKGLRLTSAGEELLKLAVQMLDLYQESKEKLSRQAGGTLSIGTIDSLASYYLPPLIQQIRQSYPDLTIRLQPDRETVLIHKVKEGEIDIGLILESQPSDPALQWHTIKEEPLLLIASPHHPLSAAGEVELGHLEGMEWIMAEDSCNYRIMLEKVLRTNGIPYRIGLELGNPEAIKRCIRAGAGISLLPRMVVEEEISRGTLIELPFKHPDIRLDLRMVTHPKKWMSRPLLEFIELMKGMG, from the coding sequence ATGGAGCTCATATACTTGCATACATTCCGGGAAGTAGCATTACGTAAAAGCTTTACCCGAGCGGCGGAAGAACTCGGCTATGCGCAATCCAGCGTTACGACACAGATTCAGAAATTGGAGCGGGTCTACGGTGTGCAATTATTCGAACGGTTCGGCAAAGGGCTTCGGCTTACATCGGCTGGCGAGGAGCTGCTGAAGCTCGCTGTCCAGATGCTTGATCTGTACCAAGAATCGAAGGAAAAGCTGAGCCGGCAGGCCGGAGGGACGCTATCGATCGGGACGATCGATTCGTTGGCTTCGTACTATCTCCCGCCTCTCATTCAACAAATTCGGCAGAGCTATCCCGATCTGACGATTCGGCTTCAACCCGACCGTGAGACCGTCCTGATCCATAAAGTCAAAGAAGGCGAGATCGATATCGGGCTCATTCTGGAAAGCCAGCCCTCGGATCCAGCTCTCCAATGGCACACGATAAAAGAAGAACCGCTTCTTCTGATCGCCAGTCCGCACCACCCTTTATCGGCAGCAGGCGAGGTCGAGCTTGGACACTTGGAGGGCATGGAATGGATTATGGCGGAGGATAGCTGCAATTACCGCATTATGCTGGAGAAGGTGCTGCGGACCAACGGGATCCCTTACAGAATCGGCTTGGAACTCGGGAACCCGGAAGCGATCAAACGATGCATCAGGGCTGGAGCGGGCATTTCTCTTCTCCCTCGAATGGTCGTTGAGGAGGAGATAAGCCGGGGAACGTTGATCGAGCTTCCCTTCAAGCATCCCGACATCCGTCTGGACCTCCGCATGGTTACGCATCCCAAGAAGTGGATGTCGCGTCCGCTGCTTGAATTTATTGAGCTGATGAAGGGAATGGGATAG
- the dapA gene encoding 4-hydroxy-tetrahydrodipicolinate synthase → MLREEDLKGIYVPVVTPFLSDEALDLDSYRNYLGQLLRHDVQGLVINGTTGESPTVSWNEVVELVQAAKSVMNARGQRIPLIIGAGTSHTRTTVERIELAGQIGVDAVLVVTPYYSRPSQEGILEHFRRAAQVGVPVIAYEIPSRTGIRLSVDTVRRIMEIPGVIGLKDSSGGVELLSSLSSHDRKPVLCGEDLYFHDMLRLGASGGMLASANIRTDAFIDVFRYADRGDFIKAEQLFDSLIPIIQLLFQESNPSPLKWLLAQQGIIESDTVRLPMGPVTKGLQVQLAQLLRH, encoded by the coding sequence ATGCTGCGCGAAGAGGATTTGAAAGGGATTTACGTACCTGTTGTCACTCCCTTCCTATCGGATGAGGCGTTGGATTTGGATTCGTATCGGAACTACCTAGGACAGCTCCTTCGGCATGATGTTCAAGGATTGGTCATTAACGGAACGACTGGTGAATCTCCAACCGTGTCATGGAATGAAGTCGTTGAGCTGGTACAGGCGGCGAAAAGCGTCATGAATGCCAGGGGGCAGCGTATACCCCTCATCATTGGCGCAGGAACCAGTCACACACGTACGACTGTGGAACGAATCGAGTTGGCGGGGCAGATTGGAGTGGATGCCGTTCTCGTCGTGACCCCCTATTACAGCCGGCCGTCCCAGGAGGGGATTCTGGAGCATTTTCGAAGGGCGGCACAAGTCGGGGTACCTGTTATTGCTTATGAAATCCCTTCCCGAACCGGAATCCGGTTAAGTGTGGACACGGTAAGAAGAATTATGGAGATACCCGGGGTCATCGGTTTGAAAGACAGCTCCGGCGGCGTTGAACTCCTCTCATCCTTATCGTCGCATGACAGGAAGCCCGTTCTATGCGGAGAGGATCTTTATTTTCATGATATGTTACGCCTTGGAGCCAGCGGCGGGATGCTCGCATCCGCGAATATCCGTACGGACGCCTTCATTGATGTCTTTCGATATGCCGACCGAGGCGATTTCATTAAGGCTGAGCAATTATTCGATTCCCTGATTCCGATCATTCAGCTATTGTTTCAAGAATCGAATCCTTCCCCTCTGAAATGGCTGCTTGCCCAGCAAGGGATAATCGAATCCGACACCGTTCGCTTGCCGATGGGGCCGGTTACCAAGGGATTGCAGGTGCAACTGGCACAGTTGCTGCGGCACTAG
- a CDS encoding YgaC family protein, translated as MNEGMIKFHNLHLPNEVRVFQIPESNIRVWNDSVMVYEVKFEDEKGENLTFRHYSFYKEWFEINITLDAAGKLITESGPIEWSFNCDICSPCYSKGVNVYNVDLELDILVRSDGKEYIVIDEDDFAQVVSQGLLSEDECIGARKGLESLLQLISSGRLISFLEDICPFADLIRLSDPIPGCKLQLSDVPLLGMPERGCHYGRRE; from the coding sequence TTGAACGAAGGAATGATTAAATTTCATAATCTCCATTTGCCCAATGAGGTACGGGTGTTTCAAATTCCTGAATCTAATATTCGGGTATGGAATGACAGCGTAATGGTTTACGAGGTGAAATTTGAGGATGAGAAAGGTGAAAACCTCACGTTCAGGCATTATTCATTTTATAAGGAATGGTTTGAGATTAACATCACTCTAGATGCTGCCGGAAAGTTAATTACTGAATCAGGACCCATCGAGTGGAGCTTTAATTGTGATATATGTTCACCTTGTTACAGCAAGGGGGTTAATGTCTATAATGTGGATTTGGAGTTAGACATCCTGGTTCGTTCTGATGGCAAAGAATATATCGTAATTGATGAAGATGATTTTGCACAGGTTGTGAGTCAAGGACTTCTATCTGAGGATGAATGCATTGGAGCAAGAAAAGGGCTCGAGAGCTTACTTCAATTGATATCTTCAGGCCGTCTAATCTCGTTCTTGGAGGATATTTGTCCGTTCGCCGACCTCATTCGTTTATCTGATCCAATTCCAGGCTGCAAATTGCAATTGTCTGATGTGCCGTTGCTGGGGATGCCAGAGAGAGGATGTCATTACGGCAGAAGAGAATAA
- a CDS encoding alpha/beta hydrolase family protein, translating into MEFFHGMGADVSHLETNVYNNAPIIHADRTYPVIVYSPEFGVERDMYLFNIQELVGNGFIVITVSAPYESVFTVFPNGEYIRQLGVVVGVIQGTDFDAWDRLLDIRTKGISRLMDELPEMNINHGMLKGKLDLERIGAIGHSLGGAAMFRAAQVDRRIKAGILLDASLHLLGEIKGRIDTPFLLLRQQASTLEQLLKSGMNEIVAREYMNGQKRLADDFCGFKSFIRIKRANHMSFSDVPLHFKEPDIADIHGVINTLTTLFMKRFAGMEGRVYTDLFVQGCLDGTNRINGDGDIME; encoded by the coding sequence ATGGAATTTTTCCATGGCATGGGGGCTGACGTATCCCATCTGGAGACCAACGTTTACAACAATGCTCCGATTATCCACGCGGACCGTACTTATCCTGTGATCGTTTACTCCCCCGAGTTCGGCGTTGAGAGGGACATGTATTTATTCAATATTCAGGAGCTTGTCGGGAATGGGTTTATCGTCATCACGGTTAGTGCGCCTTATGAATCCGTGTTTACGGTATTTCCGAACGGGGAGTATATCAGACAACTGGGGGTCGTCGTCGGTGTTATTCAAGGAACTGATTTCGATGCTTGGGATCGATTGCTAGACATAAGAACGAAGGGTATCAGTCGTTTAATGGATGAGCTGCCAGAAATGAACATAAATCATGGCATGTTAAAAGGCAAGCTGGATTTAGAGAGAATCGGCGCAATCGGACATTCTTTGGGCGGAGCTGCGATGTTCAGAGCGGCGCAGGTGGATCGCCGCATCAAAGCAGGCATATTATTGGATGCGAGTCTGCATTTGCTAGGGGAAATCAAAGGAAGGATCGACACACCGTTCTTGCTGCTCCGACAACAGGCATCTACTCTCGAGCAGTTATTGAAGAGCGGTATGAACGAGATTGTTGCGCGCGAATATATGAACGGCCAGAAGAGGCTTGCGGATGATTTTTGTGGATTCAAGTCATTTATTCGCATCAAGCGGGCGAACCATATGTCCTTCAGTGATGTCCCCCTGCACTTCAAAGAACCGGATATAGCGGACATACATGGAGTAATTAACACGCTGACCACCTTGTTCATGAAGCGATTCGCAGGTATGGAAGGTAGAGTGTATACGGATCTGTTCGTCCAGGGATGTCTAGATGGAACGAACCGAATCAATGGAGACGGCGACATTATGGAATAG
- a CDS encoding phosphotransferase family protein, with amino-acid sequence MLSTSSTLSDRAQSWVIDAVHPNARVLSIQRLLGGISSLVHSVTLEVEGEERAYVLRMFDSENWVKHMPDLAYHEAESLRRAAQNAIVPTPEIIAFDQTGDQCGTPAVLMSRLEGRVVLEPADTSQWLNGMAQALTRIHAVDVNDYPWTFYPYCDPSSLDTSSWSKFPDKWRIVADYVAGRQPAFTKRFIHRDYHPANILWNNSEVSGIVDWVNGCIGPAGIDVGHCRVNLAALHGVRTADGFLDAYRSLAGDSFTYDPYWDLVTLIDFGCWQPEVYGGWTALGVTGLTNEMMVERLDSYMLSLLDRISDL; translated from the coding sequence ATGCTTTCTACTAGCTCAACGCTATCCGATCGTGCCCAAAGCTGGGTTATCGATGCCGTTCATCCCAATGCCAGAGTTCTCTCCATTCAACGGCTTCTTGGGGGGATCTCCTCTCTCGTCCACAGTGTTACGCTGGAGGTAGAGGGAGAAGAGAGAGCCTACGTACTGCGAATGTTTGACAGCGAGAATTGGGTGAAGCACATGCCCGATCTGGCTTATCATGAAGCTGAAAGCTTGCGTCGAGCTGCACAGAACGCCATTGTTCCGACTCCGGAAATCATCGCCTTCGACCAAACGGGAGATCAGTGCGGCACCCCGGCAGTGCTTATGAGCCGGCTTGAGGGGAGAGTCGTATTGGAACCGGCGGATACGTCCCAATGGCTGAACGGAATGGCTCAAGCGCTTACGCGGATTCATGCCGTGGACGTGAACGACTACCCATGGACGTTCTACCCGTACTGCGATCCTTCTTCGCTGGATACGTCGTCCTGGTCGAAATTTCCTGACAAGTGGCGAATCGTGGCCGATTACGTCGCGGGAAGACAACCGGCATTCACGAAGCGATTCATTCACCGCGATTATCATCCGGCTAACATCTTATGGAATAACAGCGAAGTAAGCGGTATTGTCGATTGGGTCAACGGGTGTATCGGACCGGCAGGAATCGACGTTGGCCACTGCCGCGTTAACCTGGCGGCATTGCACGGTGTACGGACGGCCGATGGATTTTTAGATGCCTACCGCAGCCTTGCCGGAGATTCTTTTACCTACGATCCCTATTGGGACCTCGTTACTTTGATTGACTTTGGATGCTGGCAGCCCGAAGTATATGGCGGTTGGACAGCCTTAGGCGTAACCGGACTCACGAATGAAATGATGGTCGAACGCCTGGACAGCTATATGCTCAGCCTATTGGATCGCATTTCTGACTTATAA
- a CDS encoding DinB family protein, with protein MLKRIPETKEYPPYFETYVRLVPEGDIMQILKSQFEATVSFLSALSEQQGSYRYAEGKWSIKEVIGHVTDNERVWNYRLLRIARNNAKEFSGYEEDVFAAHATFDDWPIAEVIQDYSAVRQSTLTLLQGLPESAWIREGVLYHHPLTARAAAYVIAGHELHHVNVIKDRYQAAFSSENNGDKES; from the coding sequence GTGTTGAAAAGAATACCGGAGACCAAGGAGTATCCCCCTTATTTTGAGACCTATGTGCGTTTAGTGCCTGAAGGTGATATTATGCAAATCTTAAAATCGCAGTTTGAAGCAACCGTCTCTTTCTTAAGCGCGCTCTCCGAGCAGCAAGGAAGCTACCGTTATGCAGAAGGAAAGTGGTCGATCAAAGAAGTTATCGGTCATGTTACCGACAATGAACGAGTATGGAATTATCGCCTTCTAAGAATTGCCCGGAACAATGCCAAGGAATTCTCGGGATACGAGGAAGATGTATTTGCGGCACATGCAACCTTCGATGATTGGCCGATTGCCGAGGTGATTCAAGATTATTCGGCGGTACGCCAATCAACGTTAACGTTACTTCAGGGACTACCCGAGAGTGCCTGGATTCGCGAAGGTGTACTCTACCATCATCCGCTCACTGCCCGCGCTGCGGCTTACGTTATCGCAGGGCATGAACTCCATCATGTAAATGTAATAAAGGATAGATATCAAGCAGCTTTCTCCTCCGAAAACAATGGTGATAAGGAAAGCTGA
- a CDS encoding GNAT family N-acetyltransferase, translating into MEFIELDQEGLVILEERFQDPEVLEWLSGTLPLEQWFHYVQQSPDYHAWIVYEAGHPVGQIDVEIYTDGTAAISLLTNPQLRYKGYGKRMVETLLKRPEISSVQMIKIGIEPDNIASLNCFRKVGFIEQGLDDEGLVEFAYPLRSNGV; encoded by the coding sequence ATGGAATTCATAGAGCTCGATCAAGAAGGTCTTGTCATTCTCGAAGAGAGGTTTCAAGATCCGGAGGTATTGGAATGGTTAAGCGGCACATTACCCTTAGAGCAATGGTTTCATTACGTTCAACAGAGTCCCGATTACCATGCATGGATCGTTTATGAAGCCGGTCATCCTGTAGGTCAAATTGACGTGGAGATCTATACAGACGGTACAGCTGCGATCAGTCTATTAACAAATCCTCAATTGCGCTACAAAGGGTACGGTAAGCGAATGGTCGAAACATTGCTTAAACGACCCGAAATTTCGTCCGTGCAAATGATCAAGATTGGAATCGAACCCGATAATATCGCAAGCCTAAACTGTTTCCGAAAGGTTGGTTTTATCGAACAGGGGTTAGACGATGAGGGTCTAGTCGAGTTTGCTTACCCACTAAGATCAAACGGCGTATAA
- a CDS encoding GNAT family N-acetyltransferase: MFSHRPAVSQDFIEISRFPRDARELFFMYPKGIYPLTAEQLEQAARTRIKPTVILYGDQVVGYCNFIEITGDSSWLGNVIIHPSYRGMGVGKYLIETMKETARSELRVTNFRLLCHSTNTDALLFYTKLGFKPFDSNIQQDHEGKPIVGIKMEVAL, translated from the coding sequence ATGTTTAGCCATAGGCCGGCCGTATCTCAAGATTTCATCGAGATTTCACGATTTCCGCGGGACGCCAGGGAGTTATTCTTCATGTATCCCAAAGGCATCTATCCGCTTACGGCAGAACAACTAGAGCAAGCCGCACGCACTCGGATTAAGCCCACGGTTATATTATATGGCGATCAAGTTGTAGGATATTGCAATTTTATTGAAATAACCGGGGACTCAAGCTGGCTCGGGAATGTCATCATTCATCCCTCCTATCGAGGCATGGGCGTGGGCAAATATCTGATCGAAACCATGAAGGAGACGGCCAGGTCAGAGCTGCGCGTCACAAACTTCAGACTCCTCTGTCACAGTACCAATACGGATGCCTTGTTGTTTTATACGAAACTTGGCTTCAAGCCATTCGATTCGAATATTCAGCAGGATCATGAGGGAAAACCAATCGTAGGGATCAAGATGGAGGTTGCATTGTAG
- a CDS encoding DUF5050 domain-containing protein, which produces MKRWGLALFIGFWFLCSALTAFAAEDSSKTTTLADVFDQSVIIPYDFQGKAFANGKKIDLSHMNYRIVQRNGAILVPIRLMEYLATQSNGNKSTWMTSWQPQKPDVVVLWNTQLRRSITFTVNSKTMVVNNEPQTMDVAPQKINGQIVLPLRSAAVALGKKIDWLDGLIIIGDASIDLQSPQTLAIKDQIKAKLTDPRKPVTDNPIFPLTMYGDSVYYVKSTYTATSVTEKLYKQTGGQKEVQVKLNGNAVFNSAKVFGDELYFVTVVNNKAELDAYHLRNGTVRKVSSLGDWKPSDGWLEDIRRIDNDLYIMLHTGDLTMGGEKLYKVENGALRSVAPAKSFISYEKSGNDMYFTNFAPMFNTADNLSRVDLITGETAAVGEPGFSYGINRMVDEQSFGYGSVDALYVKDGYLYTLGFKENDPQDRSAVYKIKLADNTQVKLTAPAAQFWMKDSLIVYIDASTGYLESVDLDGANRRTLAQRRMMHVQLLNGNVYYLANSGVGPEADWLYSYSLATGREARLSDRSVSSYYAGKAGIYYLSEGYEPGLYRVDPDGRNTSLVKDSIWSANLTDEGIVYTLIYKNGVYSVK; this is translated from the coding sequence ATGAAAAGATGGGGTTTGGCTTTATTTATTGGGTTCTGGTTCCTTTGCAGCGCACTGACGGCCTTTGCGGCTGAAGATTCAAGTAAAACAACAACGTTAGCTGACGTTTTCGACCAATCCGTCATCATACCGTACGACTTCCAAGGAAAGGCCTTCGCGAACGGGAAAAAAATCGACCTCAGTCATATGAATTATCGTATCGTTCAAAGAAACGGCGCTATTCTGGTCCCGATCCGATTGATGGAATATCTCGCCACTCAGTCCAATGGTAATAAGAGCACATGGATGACGAGTTGGCAGCCTCAGAAGCCGGATGTTGTCGTCCTGTGGAACACTCAATTGCGGAGATCCATAACCTTTACGGTCAACAGCAAAACGATGGTGGTCAATAACGAACCGCAAACAATGGATGTCGCGCCGCAAAAAATCAACGGCCAAATCGTACTGCCCTTAAGAAGCGCGGCGGTGGCGCTGGGCAAAAAAATCGATTGGCTGGACGGCCTAATCATCATCGGCGACGCGAGCATCGATCTGCAAAGTCCGCAGACGTTAGCGATCAAGGACCAAATCAAGGCGAAGCTGACCGATCCGCGAAAACCGGTGACCGATAACCCAATCTTCCCGCTGACTATGTACGGTGATTCGGTTTATTATGTCAAATCCACCTACACGGCTACCTCGGTAACCGAAAAGCTGTATAAACAAACGGGCGGTCAGAAGGAGGTGCAGGTTAAGCTCAATGGCAATGCCGTCTTCAACTCCGCGAAAGTGTTCGGTGACGAGCTTTATTTCGTGACCGTTGTCAATAACAAGGCTGAGTTGGACGCTTATCATCTTCGTAACGGAACCGTCCGGAAAGTAAGCTCGCTCGGCGATTGGAAACCGTCCGACGGCTGGTTAGAGGATATTCGAAGGATCGATAACGACCTTTATATTATGCTTCATACCGGCGATTTGACTATGGGGGGCGAGAAGCTATACAAGGTTGAGAACGGCGCTTTAAGAAGCGTTGCACCGGCCAAAAGCTTCATCAGCTATGAGAAATCCGGCAACGATATGTATTTCACTAATTTCGCCCCCATGTTTAACACTGCCGACAATTTGAGCCGGGTCGATCTGATCACGGGAGAAACCGCAGCCGTCGGTGAACCGGGATTTTCTTACGGAATCAACAGGATGGTGGACGAACAGAGTTTTGGATATGGTTCGGTTGACGCCTTATACGTGAAGGACGGGTATCTGTACACGCTGGGCTTTAAAGAAAACGACCCGCAGGATCGAAGCGCCGTGTACAAAATCAAGTTGGCCGATAACACTCAGGTCAAGCTGACCGCACCCGCCGCTCAGTTCTGGATGAAGGATAGTCTAATCGTATATATCGATGCAAGCACAGGCTACCTGGAAAGTGTGGATCTGGATGGAGCGAATCGCCGGACGCTTGCACAACGAAGAATGATGCATGTTCAACTCTTGAACGGAAACGTCTACTATCTTGCGAATTCGGGCGTCGGCCCCGAGGCTGACTGGTTATACTCTTACAGCCTGGCCACCGGACGGGAAGCCAGGTTAAGCGACAGATCGGTCAGCTCGTATTATGCCGGGAAGGCAGGTATCTACTATTTGTCCGAGGGCTATGAACCGGGGCTCTACCGCGTTGATCCGGACGGCCGCAATACAAGTCTCGTGAAGGACAGCATCTGGTCGGCAAACTTGACGGATGAGGGAATCGTCTACACACTGATTTACAAAAACGGTGTGTATTCGGTCAAGTAA
- a CDS encoding class I SAM-dependent methyltransferase, producing the protein MEKQKLIRIFDKQAVQYERRRENAGQQRWRQKLIRHAKGDVLELAVGAGANFPYYPSEVKVTAADFSQAMLDKAIGAAKQHHIDAEFLCSDMEDIRFPDHSFDTIVSTLSMCSYADPLQVLKNINRWCRPDGRILLMEHGISSNFAVSAIQRTLNPLLYRTLGCHHTRNITGLVRESGIVIEQVESYWLNMVHLIWARPGRQPK; encoded by the coding sequence GTGGAGAAACAGAAGTTAATCCGAATCTTTGATAAGCAGGCCGTTCAGTATGAGCGAAGAAGAGAAAACGCGGGGCAGCAGCGTTGGCGCCAGAAGCTGATTCGCCATGCGAAGGGCGATGTGCTGGAGCTGGCCGTAGGGGCGGGCGCTAATTTTCCGTATTATCCTTCCGAAGTCAAGGTTACTGCTGCCGACTTTAGCCAGGCTATGCTGGATAAAGCGATAGGCGCGGCCAAGCAGCATCATATCGATGCGGAGTTCTTATGTTCCGATATGGAAGACATTCGCTTCCCTGATCATTCATTCGATACGATTGTTTCTACGTTGTCGATGTGCAGCTATGCCGATCCATTGCAAGTGTTGAAGAACATCAACCGGTGGTGCAGACCGGATGGGCGAATCCTTCTTATGGAGCATGGGATCAGCTCTAACTTTGCGGTATCTGCGATCCAGCGAACGCTAAACCCTCTTTTGTACCGTACGTTAGGCTGTCACCATACAAGGAACATTACAGGACTCGTCCGGGAGTCGGGGATTGTAATCGAACAAGTGGAAAGCTATTGGCTTAACATGGTTCATCTGATTTGGGCAAGGCCGGGCCGGCAGCCAAAGTAG
- a CDS encoding RNA polymerase sigma factor has translation MKTHSHPNDAFSMKYSLYGSMLFKIAMVHLGNKSDAEEAVQEAFMKLLYKAPEFVDLEHEKAWVIRVLINICKNVSGSLWRRRVVHTEQIEAYCSSAADAELIECVLRLPFKYKAAIHLFYYEDYSVKQIAEALRISESAVKMRLARGREMLRFEMEEA, from the coding sequence ATGAAGACCCATTCGCATCCGAATGACGCCTTCTCCATGAAGTACAGCCTATACGGCAGCATGCTGTTCAAGATTGCCATGGTCCACCTGGGCAACAAGAGCGATGCGGAGGAAGCGGTTCAGGAAGCTTTTATGAAGCTGCTCTATAAAGCGCCGGAGTTTGTCGATCTGGAACATGAGAAGGCTTGGGTGATTCGGGTGCTTATTAATATTTGCAAGAACGTATCCGGAAGTCTATGGAGAAGACGGGTGGTCCATACGGAGCAGATCGAAGCGTATTGCAGCTCTGCCGCGGATGCGGAGCTGATCGAGTGCGTGCTGCGGCTTCCTTTCAAATATAAGGCCGCGATACATCTATTCTACTACGAGGACTACTCCGTTAAACAAATCGCCGAAGCGCTTCGAATCAGCGAATCTGCCGTCAAGATGCGGCTTGCGCGCGGGCGAGAGATGCTGAGATTTGAAATGGAGGAAGCGTAA